A DNA window from Micromonospora sp. NBC_01739 contains the following coding sequences:
- a CDS encoding methyltransferase, with product MESEDPAEQEMRELNVLLRLGSLHTPMAVRVAATLRLVDHIIGGTTNPAELAKVTGTNANALLRVIRHLVAVGVLAETEPNRLTPTATGMLLADDHPAQQRAWFDLNNAVSRADLAFFQLLEAVRTGRPSYESVYGKPFYDDLTANPRLAESFDALMACDQDVVYEAPAAAYDWSRARHVMDVGGGIGGFLTAIAKAAPHVRGTLLELPLPAERGRAQFKTAGLDDRLDAVAGDFFQPLPVKADVITLSFVLLNWSDDDARRILARCAEALTPGGRVVVLERDDLAQDASNEQFTLLDLRMLVFLGGRLRTREEWATFAASAGFTVESALKVASPSVPFDLSLLVLVPTGATT from the coding sequence ATGGAAAGTGAGGATCCTGCCGAGCAGGAAATGCGCGAACTGAACGTCCTGCTGCGGCTCGGCAGCCTGCACACCCCGATGGCGGTGCGAGTGGCCGCCACGCTGAGACTTGTCGACCACATCATCGGGGGGACGACCAACCCGGCGGAGCTGGCGAAGGTGACCGGCACGAACGCGAACGCACTGCTGCGTGTGATCCGGCACCTCGTGGCGGTCGGCGTACTGGCCGAGACCGAGCCGAACCGGTTGACGCCAACCGCGACCGGCATGCTGCTGGCCGACGATCATCCGGCCCAGCAGCGTGCCTGGTTCGACCTGAACAACGCCGTCTCCCGCGCGGATCTCGCGTTCTTCCAGTTGCTGGAGGCCGTCCGGACGGGCCGGCCGTCCTACGAGTCGGTGTACGGCAAGCCCTTCTACGATGACCTGACCGCGAACCCTCGGCTCGCCGAGTCGTTCGACGCGTTGATGGCCTGCGACCAGGACGTGGTCTACGAGGCCCCGGCCGCAGCGTACGACTGGAGCCGCGCCAGGCATGTGATGGACGTCGGCGGTGGCATCGGCGGGTTCCTCACCGCCATCGCTAAGGCCGCGCCACACGTTCGAGGGACGCTGCTGGAGCTTCCGCTCCCCGCAGAACGGGGACGCGCGCAGTTCAAGACGGCCGGGCTCGACGACCGGCTGGACGCGGTGGCCGGTGACTTCTTCCAGCCGCTGCCGGTCAAGGCGGATGTGATCACGCTGTCGTTCGTGCTGCTCAACTGGTCGGACGACGACGCACGGCGGATTCTGGCTCGCTGCGCCGAAGCCTTGACACCCGGTGGACGGGTCGTTGTGCTCGAGCGGGACGACCTGGCGCAGGACGCGTCCAACGAGCAGTTCACCTTGCTGGACCTGCGAATGCTCGTCTTCCTCGGCGGCCGGTTGCGCACCAGGGAGGAGTGGGCGACGTTCGCCGCTTCCGCCGGCTTTACCGTCGAGTCGGCCCTGAAGGTGGCCTCGCCTTCGGTTCCGTTCGACCTGTCCCTGCTGGTTCTCGTGCCCACCGGAGCAACGACATGA
- a CDS encoding ester cyclase — translation MSKNIDLVKRMVNAYNTGNTDDVEEFIHPEYLNPGAMEHFKDQIGPQTFVMAVKWLKATFSEEVYLEEIGYEENGDWVRAKLVLYGRQVGDMLSMPATGRRFSGEQIHLIRIVDGKIRDHRDWPDFIGTYRQLAEPWPQGEGWRP, via the coding sequence ATGAGCAAGAACATCGACCTCGTCAAGCGTATGGTGAATGCCTACAACACGGGGAACACCGACGACGTCGAGGAATTCATCCATCCGGAGTACCTCAATCCGGGTGCCATGGAACATTTCAAGGACCAGATCGGGCCGCAGACCTTCGTCATGGCCGTGAAATGGCTGAAGGCGACGTTCTCCGAGGAGGTTTACCTCGAGGAGATCGGCTACGAGGAGAATGGCGACTGGGTGCGTGCCAAGTTGGTTCTCTACGGCCGCCAGGTGGGCGACATGCTGAGTATGCCCGCGACCGGCCGGCGATTCTCCGGCGAGCAGATCCACCTTATCCGGATCGTTGACGGCAAAATTCGCGACCACCGGGACTGGCCCGACTTCATCGGCACCTACCGGCAGCTCGCCGAGCCGTGGCCGCAGGGCGAAGGCTGGCGTCCCTGA
- a CDS encoding class I SAM-dependent methyltransferase, translated as MTAAFDRAAASYDQLGVEFFTPMGRRLVEHAAPREGHRVLDIGCGRGASLFPSAELVGPTGHVLGIDIAPAMVDAARAEAERQGAKNVEIRVLDGENPDLPARSFDLITGSYSVIFIPDAPSAMARYARLLTEHGRIAFTSPVFTDDTFPFLPPMFTELIPRSLLRNLPAEWQPEALQHRFNSWLGRVDDLEKTMRTAGFQDVVVVDEPVHVVVQSGEAWVDWSHTQGMRLLWQHLTAADSQQLRTRLITALDDLRDGDGPLFLDVPVRYVTATVAGR; from the coding sequence GTGACCGCGGCCTTCGACCGTGCCGCGGCTTCATATGACCAGCTCGGCGTCGAGTTCTTCACACCGATGGGCAGGCGGCTGGTCGAACATGCCGCCCCCCGAGAAGGACACCGCGTGCTCGACATCGGGTGCGGCCGGGGAGCCAGCCTTTTCCCATCCGCGGAACTCGTCGGTCCGACCGGTCATGTACTGGGAATCGACATCGCACCGGCGATGGTCGACGCGGCCCGCGCGGAGGCCGAGCGGCAGGGTGCCAAGAACGTCGAGATCCGTGTGCTGGACGGGGAGAACCCCGACCTGCCGGCCCGGTCGTTCGACCTCATCACCGGCAGCTACAGCGTGATCTTCATTCCGGACGCCCCATCGGCGATGGCCCGGTACGCGCGACTGCTCACCGAGCACGGGCGAATCGCCTTCACCAGCCCCGTGTTCACCGACGACACCTTCCCGTTCCTGCCACCGATGTTCACCGAACTGATCCCGAGGTCCCTGCTGCGCAACCTGCCGGCCGAATGGCAGCCGGAAGCGTTGCAGCACCGGTTCAACAGCTGGCTCGGTAGGGTGGATGACCTTGAGAAAACCATGCGGACGGCCGGTTTCCAGGATGTGGTGGTGGTCGACGAGCCGGTGCACGTGGTCGTCCAGTCCGGGGAGGCCTGGGTTGACTGGTCGCACACTCAGGGTATGCGCCTGCTGTGGCAGCACCTTACCGCGGCCGACTCACAACAGTTGCGCACCCGCCTGATCACCGCACTGGACGACCTGCGTGACGGCGACGGTCCGCTGTTCCTCGATGTCCCGGTCCGCTATGTCACCGCGACCGTCGCAGGGCGGTAA
- a CDS encoding nuclear transport factor 2 family protein, with protein MTVGTEADLDLLYPEVQNFYARHMQLLDAGNAEGWADTFTEDGSFFSPSMPEPARGRDVIVAGVRRAAAALAEAGEVHRHCMLMTYLRRRDDGTIYARSYTQVIATPRDGQPRLHMMCVCVDILVRQDGELRVRERRVTRDDRP; from the coding sequence GTGACAGTGGGGACCGAAGCGGACCTGGATCTGTTGTACCCGGAGGTCCAAAATTTCTATGCCCGCCACATGCAGCTTCTCGACGCGGGCAACGCGGAGGGGTGGGCGGACACGTTCACCGAGGACGGATCCTTCTTCTCACCGTCGATGCCGGAGCCGGCTCGTGGCCGGGACGTCATCGTCGCCGGAGTGCGCAGGGCCGCGGCGGCACTGGCCGAAGCCGGCGAGGTGCACCGGCACTGCATGCTCATGACCTACCTCAGACGTCGCGACGACGGCACGATCTACGCGCGGAGCTACACGCAGGTGATCGCCACTCCGCGCGACGGCCAGCCACGGCTGCACATGATGTGCGTGTGTGTGGACATCCTGGTGCGGCAGGACGGTGAGCTCAGGGTCCGGGAGCGCCGGGTCACCCGCGACGACCGACCATGA
- a CDS encoding activator-dependent family glycosyltransferase, translating to MKILFTTFAAKVHMYSQVPLAWALHTGGHEVRIATQPDLVDEVTKTGLPAVAVGEALNLEEGIRETEENLAGDEEAPDSDDGGMDITETRTDRLTPEYMLGMFTAMTSFVFQNQCPESMTDDLVAFARSWRPDLVVWDTMTFAGPVAARACGAAHARLLFGMDHVARMRGVLVDQLSQLPPELRDDPLEDWLSRLLERYDCPGGFTEEMMLGQWTVDPTPAWMRFPLDLPYVPMRYIPYNGPAKMPEWLREPPKRKRVCLTLGLSHREVQGGDEVSIGDVLESVADLDIEVIATLDASQIKALPSVPDNVRVVDFVPLNALLPTCSAIISHGGSGTMATALVHGVPQLILPSKIWDSADKARRLASRGAGICMPESTVTSLRANLELLLTDLSYSANANRLRQEMIAMPSPNEVVPILEKLTAAHRS from the coding sequence ATGAAGATCCTGTTCACCACTTTTGCCGCGAAGGTGCACATGTACTCTCAGGTGCCGTTGGCGTGGGCACTGCACACCGGCGGACACGAGGTCCGGATCGCCACCCAGCCCGACCTGGTCGACGAGGTCACCAAGACCGGTCTGCCCGCGGTCGCGGTCGGCGAGGCGCTCAACCTCGAGGAGGGCATCAGGGAAACCGAGGAGAACCTCGCGGGAGACGAGGAAGCACCGGACTCGGATGACGGCGGCATGGATATCACCGAGACCCGTACGGATCGTCTGACGCCGGAGTACATGCTGGGCATGTTCACCGCAATGACGTCCTTCGTGTTCCAAAACCAGTGTCCCGAGTCGATGACCGATGACCTGGTGGCGTTTGCTCGTTCGTGGCGGCCGGACCTGGTGGTGTGGGACACCATGACGTTTGCGGGCCCGGTGGCCGCGCGTGCCTGCGGTGCGGCACATGCCCGTTTGCTGTTCGGCATGGACCACGTGGCCAGAATGCGTGGTGTCCTCGTGGACCAGCTGTCCCAGCTGCCACCCGAGTTGCGCGACGACCCGCTTGAGGACTGGCTGAGCAGGCTGCTGGAACGGTACGACTGCCCTGGGGGGTTCACCGAGGAGATGATGCTCGGGCAGTGGACCGTCGACCCGACGCCCGCCTGGATGCGTTTTCCCCTGGACCTGCCGTACGTGCCGATGCGGTACATCCCCTACAACGGGCCGGCGAAGATGCCCGAGTGGTTGCGTGAACCGCCGAAGCGCAAGCGGGTGTGCCTGACACTCGGTCTTTCGCATCGGGAGGTGCAGGGGGGCGACGAGGTGTCGATCGGGGACGTGCTGGAGTCGGTGGCGGACCTGGACATCGAGGTGATCGCGACCCTGGATGCCAGCCAGATCAAGGCGCTGCCCTCCGTCCCGGACAACGTACGCGTGGTGGACTTCGTGCCGCTCAACGCGTTGCTGCCGACCTGCTCAGCGATCATCAGCCACGGCGGATCCGGCACGATGGCCACCGCACTGGTACACGGTGTGCCACAGCTGATCCTGCCGTCGAAGATCTGGGACTCGGCCGACAAGGCCCGGCGGCTGGCGAGCCGTGGTGCCGGTATATGCATGCCGGAGTCGACCGTGACGTCGTTGCGCGCCAACCTGGAGCTGCTGCTGACGGACCTGTCCTACTCGGCGAACGCCAACCGGCTGCGGCAGGAAATGATCGCCATGCCGAGTCCCAACGAGGTCGTGCCCATACTCGAGAAGCTCACGGCCGCGCACCGGAGCTGA
- a CDS encoding activator-dependent family glycosyltransferase — MRVLFTTFAAKTHMFAQVPMAWALHTAGHEVYLASQPDLADLISRTGLTAVPVGDPLNLEAQFEVVNENVGDDANRTVEESDVGLDMSEEDPAKLTWDRTLTIFTAMTSMVFQNASSEPMMDDLVAFARSWQPDLVVWDTMTFAGAVAARACGAAHARLLYGLDLVGNTRAAFNRHLAGLPVELRDDPMAEWLGFSLERYGCDTGFGEDMVVGDFSIDQFPQSMRFPLDVPTVPVRYTPYNGPALVPDWLHDRPKPKRVCLTLGLSHRDERGGDRASIGDILASLADLDVEVVATLNARQTESLPSLPGNVRVVEFVPLNVLLPTCDAVIHHGGSGTLTTAMLHGVPQLIVPHMVWDSINTARRLADYGAGDYVRDIERLSGDELRTRLVRLLTEPSVRHNAARLRREMVGTPGPNDLVPVLEKLAAEYRRVR; from the coding sequence ATGCGTGTCCTGTTCACCACGTTCGCCGCGAAGACCCACATGTTCGCGCAGGTGCCGATGGCGTGGGCACTGCACACCGCGGGGCACGAGGTCTATCTCGCCAGCCAACCGGACCTGGCCGACCTGATCTCGCGCACCGGGTTGACCGCTGTGCCCGTCGGGGATCCGCTGAACCTGGAAGCGCAGTTCGAGGTGGTCAACGAAAACGTCGGTGACGACGCGAACAGAACCGTGGAGGAGTCGGACGTCGGCCTGGACATGAGCGAGGAGGATCCGGCGAAGCTCACCTGGGATCGCACCCTGACGATCTTCACGGCGATGACCTCGATGGTCTTCCAGAACGCAAGCTCAGAGCCCATGATGGACGACCTGGTGGCGTTTGCTCGTTCGTGGCAGCCGGACCTGGTGGTGTGGGACACCATGACCTTTGCCGGTGCGGTGGCCGCGCGCGCCTGCGGCGCGGCGCATGCCCGCCTGCTGTACGGCCTCGACCTCGTCGGCAACACCCGTGCCGCGTTCAACCGGCACCTCGCCGGACTGCCGGTTGAGTTACGTGACGACCCGATGGCCGAGTGGCTGGGCTTCTCCCTAGAGCGGTACGGCTGCGACACCGGGTTCGGCGAGGACATGGTGGTCGGCGACTTCAGTATCGACCAGTTCCCCCAGTCGATGCGGTTTCCTCTCGACGTGCCCACCGTGCCCGTGCGGTACACGCCCTACAACGGTCCTGCCCTGGTGCCCGACTGGCTCCACGACCGGCCAAAGCCGAAACGGGTCTGTCTCACGCTTGGGTTGTCACACCGAGACGAGCGAGGCGGCGACCGGGCTTCGATCGGCGACATCCTGGCGTCGCTCGCGGACCTGGACGTCGAGGTGGTGGCCACCCTGAACGCCCGCCAGACCGAGTCACTGCCGTCGCTGCCTGGCAACGTGCGGGTGGTGGAATTCGTGCCGCTCAACGTGTTGCTGCCCACCTGTGACGCGGTCATCCACCATGGTGGCTCCGGCACGCTGACCACGGCCATGCTGCACGGTGTCCCCCAGTTGATCGTGCCGCACATGGTCTGGGACTCGATCAACACAGCCCGTCGCCTCGCGGACTACGGGGCGGGGGACTACGTCCGGGACATCGAGCGGCTCTCCGGCGACGAACTGCGCACTCGGCTGGTTCGGCTGCTGACCGAACCGTCCGTCCGGCACAACGCTGCCAGGCTGCGACGGGAGATGGTCGGCACGCCTGGTCCGAACGATCTCGTCCCGGTGCTGGAGAAACTGGCCGCCGAGTACCGGAGGGTCCGATGA
- a CDS encoding activator-dependent family glycosyltransferase, which produces MRVLLTTFAAKAHLYTQVPMAWALRTAGHDVVVASQPDLVADITSTGLTAVPVGEVFDLETGMQTLDGILGDVASGRLTGAQVGLDMSEARPEKLTWEYVLHVFSAMTPVTFQNHCPADMVDDLAAFAMDWRPDLVLWDPLTFAGPAVARACGAAHARMLFGPDLVGRMRATFLDLAGRLPAELRDDPLAEWLGWTLDRLGCATGFTEDMVLGQWTIDQLPPSMRLAVDAQYVPVRYVPYNGPAVVPDWLREPPGRKRVCLTLGASFREVALGDQASIGDMLDAVADLDVEIVATLDEGQLKSLPVVPDNVRVVDFVPLNSLLPTCSAVVHHSGSGTFATALAHGVPQLIVPNLMWDSMDKAQALEASGAGLYIRDVDRLSGGELRSQLARLLDEPSFTAGATRVRREMLGMPSPNDAVPVLERLTAEHRGRS; this is translated from the coding sequence ATGCGAGTCCTGTTGACCACTTTTGCCGCGAAGGCTCATCTCTACACCCAGGTGCCGATGGCGTGGGCGTTGCGCACAGCAGGGCACGACGTCGTGGTCGCCAGCCAGCCGGATCTCGTTGCCGACATCACCAGTACCGGCCTGACCGCGGTGCCCGTCGGTGAGGTGTTCGACCTCGAGACCGGGATGCAGACGCTGGACGGGATTCTCGGCGACGTCGCGAGCGGACGGTTGACCGGAGCGCAGGTCGGCCTGGACATGAGCGAGGCGAGGCCGGAGAAGCTGACCTGGGAGTACGTGCTCCACGTATTCAGCGCGATGACGCCGGTGACCTTCCAGAACCACTGCCCGGCCGACATGGTCGACGACCTGGCCGCGTTCGCCATGGACTGGCGGCCGGATTTGGTCCTGTGGGACCCACTGACGTTCGCCGGGCCGGCTGTGGCCAGAGCGTGCGGTGCTGCGCACGCCCGCATGCTGTTCGGACCCGATCTCGTCGGCCGGATGCGGGCCACCTTTCTCGACCTGGCCGGCCGGCTGCCGGCGGAGCTGCGTGACGACCCGCTCGCCGAGTGGCTGGGGTGGACACTCGATCGGCTGGGGTGCGCGACGGGATTCACCGAGGACATGGTGCTCGGCCAGTGGACGATCGACCAGCTGCCGCCCTCCATGCGCCTCGCCGTTGACGCGCAGTACGTCCCGGTCCGTTACGTGCCCTACAACGGCCCGGCTGTGGTCCCGGACTGGCTGCGTGAACCACCGGGACGCAAACGGGTCTGCCTCACGCTCGGCGCGTCATTCCGGGAGGTGGCGCTCGGCGACCAGGCGTCGATCGGTGACATGCTCGACGCGGTGGCCGATCTCGACGTCGAGATCGTCGCCACGCTCGACGAAGGTCAGCTGAAGTCACTGCCGGTCGTGCCCGACAACGTCCGGGTAGTGGATTTCGTGCCGCTGAACTCGTTGCTTCCCACGTGCTCCGCCGTGGTGCACCACAGCGGGTCCGGGACGTTCGCGACCGCGCTCGCGCACGGTGTCCCACAGCTGATCGTGCCGAACCTGATGTGGGACAGCATGGACAAGGCACAGGCGCTGGAGGCGAGCGGAGCCGGGCTCTACATCCGTGACGTTGACCGGTTGTCCGGCGGGGAGCTGCGTAGCCAACTGGCCCGGCTGCTCGACGAGCCATCGTTCACGGCCGGAGCCACGCGAGTCCGCCGCGAGATGCTCGGCATGCCGAGCCCAAACGACGCGGTCCCCGTACTGGAGAGGCTGACCGCCGAGCACCGGGGGAGAAGCTGA
- a CDS encoding activator-dependent family glycosyltransferase: protein MKVLFTTLAHRTHFYPLVPLAWALRGAGHEVRVASEPALTRDITQTGLTSVPVDAPEWSIDDPTDLQLLKQFHEDGFVYLRDFDFAGHDHAKWTWEHLLGLQNILVPSHDSVMNNDRMIDRLVTFARDWRPDLVVWETYTIAGAIVARAVGAAHARFVAGPDVGMRVRKEFLRLKEKQPPEHQEDPTAEWLEWTLERLSVDGGFTEDMVTGQWTIDSTAASTRLDPDGEAVSVRHVPHNGPAVVPDWLRVPVSRPRVCLTFGLSEWVAEFLSGTVLTDLLRTLADLDIEIVATLTEAQRASVTDVPANVRLMEFVPLNDLMPTCAAVVHHGGIGTKANAELHGVPQVILAFGMDTAVMGEGIEEFGAGLWMPIEELTSAALRERLVRVLTEPSFAMAAARLRDEVLAQPPPNAVVPLIEQLTAEHRGRV from the coding sequence ATGAAGGTTCTGTTCACCACACTTGCTCACCGCACGCACTTCTACCCGCTCGTCCCACTGGCGTGGGCACTGCGTGGCGCTGGGCACGAGGTCAGGGTGGCCAGCGAGCCGGCGTTGACCCGCGACATCACCCAGACCGGCCTGACCTCGGTCCCGGTGGACGCGCCGGAGTGGTCCATCGACGACCCTACGGATCTCCAGTTGCTCAAACAGTTCCACGAGGACGGGTTCGTCTACCTGCGTGACTTCGACTTCGCCGGACACGACCATGCCAAGTGGACCTGGGAGCACCTGCTCGGTCTGCAGAACATCCTCGTGCCGTCGCACGACTCGGTGATGAACAACGATCGGATGATCGACCGACTGGTCACCTTCGCCCGCGACTGGCGGCCCGATCTCGTGGTGTGGGAGACGTACACGATCGCGGGGGCGATCGTCGCCCGAGCGGTCGGCGCCGCCCACGCCCGGTTCGTCGCGGGACCCGACGTCGGGATGCGGGTCCGCAAGGAGTTCCTGCGACTGAAGGAGAAACAGCCGCCGGAGCACCAGGAAGACCCAACTGCCGAGTGGCTGGAGTGGACACTCGAGAGGCTGAGCGTAGACGGCGGCTTCACCGAGGACATGGTGACCGGCCAGTGGACGATCGACTCGACAGCCGCGAGTACCCGACTGGACCCTGATGGGGAAGCAGTCAGTGTGCGGCACGTGCCGCACAACGGGCCTGCCGTGGTGCCCGACTGGCTGCGGGTACCGGTCAGCCGGCCGAGAGTGTGCCTGACTTTCGGCCTGTCGGAGTGGGTCGCCGAGTTTCTCAGCGGCACCGTGCTCACCGATCTTTTGCGTACCTTGGCGGACCTCGACATCGAGATCGTCGCGACGCTGACCGAAGCCCAACGCGCGTCGGTCACCGACGTCCCGGCGAACGTGAGGCTGATGGAGTTCGTCCCGCTCAACGATCTCATGCCGACGTGCGCCGCTGTGGTCCACCACGGCGGCATCGGCACCAAGGCCAACGCGGAGCTGCACGGCGTGCCGCAGGTGATCCTCGCGTTCGGAATGGACACCGCAGTGATGGGCGAGGGAATCGAGGAGTTTGGCGCGGGCCTGTGGATGCCGATCGAAGAGCTCACCAGTGCCGCGTTGCGGGAAAGACTCGTTCGAGTACTGACCGAGCCGTCATTCGCCATGGCGGCCGCCCGGTTGCGCGATGAGGTGCTCGCCCAGCCGCCGCCGAACGCGGTCGTACCGCTCATCGAGCAGTTGACCGCCGAGCATCGCGGGAGGGTCTGA
- a CDS encoding AfsR/SARP family transcriptional regulator — protein sequence MMRELWNEDLPISGLPTLQTYVLNVRKLLSEVTGLTPAEVSREVLVTKSGGYVLHTGVDALDVRRYHALVGSGREALSDGHDGIGVRRMTDALRLWRGPALVDVQVGPVLESKRRQYEESRLVVLDYLVDAKLRLGMYREVLTELAALTVENPLHEGMQGQYMRALYLSGRRAQALEVFHGLRTSLVRELGLEPGPPVQRLHQAILNAEDNVQEHLRIDRPLGDIVRTSVWGNARPY from the coding sequence ATGATGCGGGAGTTGTGGAACGAAGATCTGCCGATCAGCGGATTGCCGACATTGCAGACCTACGTGCTGAACGTGCGCAAGCTGCTGAGTGAGGTCACTGGCCTGACACCAGCCGAGGTGTCGAGGGAAGTGCTGGTGACCAAGTCGGGTGGTTACGTCCTACACACCGGTGTCGACGCGCTTGACGTGCGCCGGTACCACGCGCTGGTCGGCAGTGGCCGGGAGGCGCTCTCGGACGGCCATGACGGGATCGGGGTCCGCCGGATGACCGACGCGCTCCGGCTGTGGCGTGGACCAGCACTTGTGGACGTGCAGGTCGGGCCGGTGTTGGAGTCGAAGCGCAGGCAGTACGAGGAATCCAGGCTCGTGGTGCTGGACTATCTCGTCGACGCGAAGCTGCGGCTGGGGATGTACCGCGAGGTGCTCACCGAGCTGGCCGCGCTCACCGTGGAAAACCCGCTGCACGAAGGTATGCAGGGACAGTATATGCGTGCGTTGTACCTCAGCGGTCGTCGCGCGCAGGCGCTCGAGGTGTTCCACGGGTTGCGGACCAGTCTGGTCCGTGAGCTGGGGCTGGAGCCGGGGCCACCGGTCCAGCGGTTGCATCAGGCGATTCTGAACGCCGAGGACAACGTCCAAGAGCATTTACGTATCGATCGGCCGCTCGGCGATATCGTGCGTACGTCCGTGTGGGGAAATGCTAGACCCTACTGA
- a CDS encoding antibiotic biosynthesis monooxygenase family protein — MIDMTADEAETANDGPVVFVNRFTLRCPPEVFEKVFAETSAFVAKQPGFVQFTLLGHVEDRNSYVNVAHWRDAASFRRAVSHPDFKPHAEALRAVSTSEPNLYTCRQTSR, encoded by the coding sequence ATGATCGACATGACGGCTGACGAAGCCGAAACCGCCAATGACGGCCCGGTCGTGTTTGTCAACAGGTTCACCCTGCGCTGCCCGCCTGAGGTCTTCGAAAAGGTCTTCGCCGAGACGAGCGCATTCGTGGCGAAGCAGCCCGGCTTTGTGCAGTTCACCCTGCTCGGTCATGTCGAGGACCGAAACAGCTACGTCAACGTCGCACACTGGCGCGACGCCGCTTCGTTCCGCCGGGCGGTCTCCCACCCGGACTTCAAACCGCACGCCGAGGCGTTGCGGGCCGTGAGCACGAGCGAGCCGAATCTATACACCTGCCGGCAGACCTCGCGGTGA
- the fabG gene encoding 3-oxoacyl-ACP reductase FabG, with product MTEEDRRVAVVTGATSGIGLAIADLLARRGMRVFICARDAGQVALTAKRMRDESLDVDGRQCDVTDPEQINTLVASAVSRFGPVDVLVNNAGRSGGGVTAQITDELWLDVVNTNLTSVFRVTREVLTTGGMLERGTGRVINVASTAGKQGVMYGAPYSATKHGVVGFTKALGLELATTGITVNAVCPGYVETPMAQRIRQGYAAFWETSEDAVREKFEAKIPLGRYSTPQEVAGLVGYLVSDTAASITAQAINVCGGLGNY from the coding sequence ATGACGGAAGAGGACCGGCGGGTCGCTGTGGTCACCGGCGCCACCAGCGGCATCGGCCTTGCCATCGCCGACTTGCTGGCCAGGCGGGGCATGCGGGTATTCATCTGCGCACGTGACGCCGGGCAGGTCGCGTTGACCGCGAAGCGGATGCGCGACGAGTCGCTGGACGTCGACGGCAGACAATGTGATGTCACCGATCCGGAGCAGATCAACACCTTGGTGGCGTCCGCTGTGAGCCGCTTCGGTCCGGTGGACGTCCTGGTGAACAACGCCGGCCGCAGCGGCGGCGGAGTGACCGCTCAGATCACCGACGAGCTGTGGCTGGACGTCGTCAACACGAATCTCACCAGCGTCTTCCGGGTAACCCGGGAGGTGCTCACCACTGGCGGAATGCTCGAACGCGGGACCGGTCGGGTGATCAATGTGGCATCGACGGCCGGCAAGCAGGGCGTGATGTACGGAGCGCCGTACTCCGCCACCAAGCACGGCGTCGTCGGCTTCACCAAAGCGCTCGGCCTGGAACTGGCCACAACGGGGATCACGGTCAACGCCGTCTGCCCCGGGTATGTGGAGACGCCGATGGCGCAGCGGATCCGGCAGGGTTACGCGGCCTTCTGGGAGACGAGCGAGGACGCCGTCCGCGAGAAGTTCGAGGCGAAGATCCCACTCGGCCGTTACAGCACCCCACAGGAGGTGGCCGGCCTGGTGGGCTACCTCGTGTCGGACACCGCAGCCTCGATCACGGCGCAGGCGATCAACGTCTGCGGCGGGCTCGGCAACTACTGA